One Oryctolagus cuniculus chromosome 7, mOryCun1.1, whole genome shotgun sequence genomic window, TAGAGACTATACTTACCCAggataaaaaaatacagaaatctgACACCAAGTCCCATTTGAGCCAATATATGCCATCATTTGATTTTagcaaagtaatttaaaaaaaaaaacttcattattTACTCAACTTTGcttgttgatattttaaaaagaggtttaaaaaacataatattaaaataaaagctattgataagtaaaagaaaagaaatagcaatCTTGGTTTTTTCTCCAGGTTCACTTAATCTTGCAAAAAGATGACAGATCTCTTGAGAAGTGTTGTCACCGTCATTGATATTTTCTACAAATACACCAAGGAAGATGGAGAGTGTGGCACACTAAGCAAGAATGAGCTAAAGGAACTTCTGGAGAAAGAATTTCGACCAATTCTGAAGGTGAGGACTGTGTGCCAGGACTAAAGGCTGCTGGGGACCTGTCACAGGACTAAGATTAGATAAAAAGTGCACCATCCCAgtgatttttgagaaaaatatgtaGGGGACATCTGAAATATTAAGAcagcacatatttttaaaaggttgaatGTTTCTTCCTCACTTTCTTATACATTCCCATCTTAAAGACCCTCAGGCTCTCTCATGAACGCAAActttgttttctggaaaaaaaacaaaataattatgttGTATGACATGAATTAATAAATCATCCTATCAAATAGAGGGAAAAGAATAAATAGGGACATCATGTATAAGGGGAATTAGCAAAGAAGCCAAAAtgattaaaaactgaaaacaaaattcaTCCATTTTTCCATCTACTTAGGAAGAACTCAGATATTAGGTTCTGAAAAGAGATTCTAATATAGAATATGTTAACATATCATGTTTACAACTCATATATAACTAAGATACACCAGTTATTAATTGTAGTATATTCACTCCTTCCCATAAACTAAGCACTTAAACCTCTAGCTTAGATCCTTAAATTGTCTTCATCCAAGAGTCTCCATTTTTTAAACCCCTTCCAATTTGCTGGGTTCTATTAACCTAAAATAATCCTCACCTAGACTAAAACTACTTGATGTCAAGCATCCATAAATCTCTAACCctacttaaatattttctttgaatatgtgGGCCAGATTGACCAGTCCTCCCTTGGTATATCATTCATGCAGAACCCAGATGATCCAGACACAGTGGATGTCATCATGCACATGCTGGATCAAGATCACAACCGAAGACTGGACTTCACTGAGTTTCTTCTCATGGTATTCAAGCTGGCTATGGCTTGCAACAAGGTTCTCAGTAAACAATACTGCAAAGCTTCAGGGTCAAAGAAGCATAGGCATGGTCACCAATGccaagaggaagaaaatgaaacagaagaggaagaggaggagacacCAGAACAGAAATCAGGTTACAGACATCCAAgttggagtgagagagaggaacacGGACATAGTTCTGGGGGTTCGAGGGGAACTGTGAAACACAGACATGGGTCCAACTCCTGGAGGTTGAGAAGGCAGGACGATTTATGCAGTTCAAGGAACCTAAAGGGATCTGAGAAAAGGCGCCATGGGTCTAGCTCTGGTTATTCATGGAGTAGCAGTGAAGAAAGACATGGTTCCAGCTCTGGGGAAatgggagaaagaagaaacaagtCATACGTTAGCACCTCTAGGGAATCTGGGAAGGAATATGAATCTGGATATGGGTCAAAGAGTCAGGGGAAGAAAGGTCATGGTGGTCTGTCACATGGATTGGAGACAAGTGAGCATGAATCAAACTCTTCTCAGCTAAAAAAGAGCAGAGAAGAAAAACTTGGGTCTATCTCAGGAGGTTCAGGAGACTGTAAGAGGCAAAGTCATGCATGTGGCTCCAGCAATTCAGGTGGGTGTGGAAGGTCACAAAATGCTTCTACTTCTTATCATGCAAGTAGATCTGGAGGGCAACAGTCATGCTGTCAATCAGGAAGTAGTGGAGGACAAGGTCATAGATGTGTCTCAGGAGGGCAGTCATCTGGATATTGCCATCCTGAATCTAGCTCTTGTAGCCAGTCTTCTAGCCAGAGAGGATGTGGATCTAGAAAATGTGGTCAATCACAGAACTGTGGCACACAACAGAGAAGAGGCTCAAGTCAGCCCTCTTGCTGTAGACAACATGGGTTTGGAGCCAGTCAGTCTTCCAGTTCTAGTCAATATGGATCTGGTTCACGTGGCTATACTTCAAACTGTCATCAAAGAGGGTCTGGATCAAGTGAATATTCCAATTGTAGTCAACATGAGTTCAGTTCAGGTCAGACCTGTAGCCATGAAAAACATGGAAGAGGCCAACATGGATCTGGTTCAGGTCAGTCTTGCTGTAGCCAACATAGCTCAGGTTCaagtcaatcctctgcctgtggcaggcACAGGTCTGGCTCAGGTCAGTCCTCAGGCTTTGGAGAGCACGGGTCTGGATCAGGGCAgtcctctggctttggccagcacAGGTCTGGGTCAGCTCAgtcctctggctttggccagcatgGCTCTGGCCCAGGTCAGTCCTCAGGCTTCGGCCAGCACGGGTCTGGCTCAGGTCAGTCCTCTGGCTTCGGCCAGCATGGGTCTGGCTCAGGTCAGTCGTCTGGCTCAGGCCAGCCCTCTGGCTCAGGCCAGCATGGGTCTGGCCCAGGTCAGTCCTCTGGCTTTGGACAGCACGGGTCTGGATCAGGTCAGTCCTCTGGCTCAGGGCAGCACGGGTCTGGCCCAGGTCAGTCCTCTGGCTTTGGACAGCACGAGTCTGGCCCAGGTCAGTCCTCTGGCTCAGGCCAGCACGGGTCTGGGTCAGGTCAGTCCTCAGGCTTTGGACAGCACAGGTCTGCGTCAGGTCAGTCCTCTGGATTTGGCCACCATGGGTCTGGGTCAGGTCAGTCCTCTGGCTCAGGCCAGCATGGGTCTGGCCCAGGTCAGTCCTCTGGCTTTGGACAGCAAGGGTCTGGATCAGGTCAGTCCTCTGGCTCAGGGCAGCACGAGTCTGGCCCAGGTCAGTCCTCAGGCTTTGGACAGCAAGGATCTGGCTCAGGGCAgtcctctggctttggccagcatgGGTCTCGGTCAGGTCAGtctgctggctttggccagcaTGGGTCTGGCTCAGGTCAGTACTCTAGCTCAGGCCAGCATGGGTCTGGCCCAGGTCAGTCCTCTGGTTTTGGACTGCACGGGTCTGGCTCAGGTCAGTCCTCTGGCATTGGCCAGCACGGGTCTGGGTCAGGTCAGTCCTCAGGCTTTGGACAGCACGGGTCTGGCTCAGGGCAgtcctctggctttggccagtaTGGGTCTCGGTCAGGgcagtcttctggctttggccagcatgGGTCTGGCTCAGGTCAGTACTCTAGCTCAGGCCAGCATGGGTCTGGCCCAGGTCAGTCCTCTGGCTTTGGACAGCACGGGTCTGGCTCAGGGCAgtcctctggctttggccagcatgGGTCTCGGTCAGGgcagtcttctggctttggccagcatgGGTCTGGCTCAGGTCAGTACTCTAGCTCAGGCCAGCATGGGTCTGGCTCAGGTCAATCCTCAGGCTTTGGACAGCACGGGTTTGGGTCAGGTCAgtcctctggctttggccagcacGGGTCTGGCTCAGGTCAGTACTCTGGCTCAGGCCAGCACGGGTCTGGCCCAGGTCAGTCCTCTGGCTTTGGACAGCACGGGTCTGGCTCAGGGCAgtcctctggctttggccagcatgGGTCTCAGTCAGGgcagtcttctggctttggccagcatgGGTCTGGCTCAGGTCAGTCTTCTGGCTCAGGCCAGCACGGGTCTGGCCCAGGTCAGTCCTCTGGCTTTGGACAGCAAGGGTCTGGATCAGGTCAGTACTCTGGCTCAGGCCAGCACAGGTCTGGCCCAGGTCAGTCCTCTGGCTTTGGACAGCACAGGTCTGGGTCAGGTcagccttctggctttggccagcacGGGTCTGGCTCAGGTCAGTACTCTGGCTCAGGCCACCATGGGTCTCGGTCAGGTCAGTCCTCGGGCTTTGGCCAGCATGGGTCTGGCTCAGGTCAGTCCTCTGGCTTTGGACAGCACGGGTCTGGATCAGGTCAATCCTCTGGCTCAGGCCAGCACGGGTCTGGCCCAGGTCAGTCCCCTGGCTTTGGACAGCACAGGTCTCGGTCAGGtcagtcttctggctttggccagcatgGGTCTGGCTCAGGTCAGTACTCTAGCTCAGGCCAGCATGGGTCTGGCTCAGGTCAATCCACAGGCTTTGGACAGCACGGGTTTGGGTCAGGTCAgtcctctggctttggccagcacGGGTCTGGGTCAGGTCAGTACTCTGGCTCAGGCCAGCACGGGTCTGGCCCAGGTCAGTCCTCAGGCTTTGGACAGCATGGGTCTGGCTCAGGTCAgtcctctggctttggccagcacAGGTCTGGGTCAGGTCAGTCCTCAGGCTTTGGCCAGCACGGGTCTGGGTCAGGTCAGTCCTCTGGCTCAGGCCAGCACGGGTCTGGCTCAGGTCAGTCCTCTGGCTTTGGACAGCATGGATCTGGCTCAGGTCAGTCCTCTGGCTTTGGACAGCACAGGTCTGGGTCAGGTCAGTCCTCAGGCTTTGGACAGCACGGGTCTGGCTCAGGGCAgtcctctggctttggccagcatgGGTCTGGCTCAGGTCAGTCCTCAGGCTTTGGACAGTATGAGTCTGAGTCAGGTCAGTCCTCTGGCTTCGGCCAGCATGGGTCTGGATATGGTCAGTCCTCTGGCTTCGGTCAGCATGAGTCTGGATATGGTCAGTCCTCTGGCTTCGGTCAGCACGAGTCTGGATATGGTCAGTCCTCTGGCTTCGGTCAGCACGAGTCTGGGTCAGAGCAGTCCTCTGGCTTCGGCCAGCATGAGTCTGAGTCAGGTCAGTCCTCTGGCTTTGGACAGCACGAGTCTGAGTCAGGTCAGTCCTATGGCTTCGGCCAGCATGGGTCTGGGTCAGGTCAGTACTCTGGCTCAGGCCAGCATGGGACTGGGTCAGGGCAGTCCTCAGGCTTTGGACAGCACGGGTCTGGCTCAGGGCAgtcctctggctttggccagcataggtctgggtcaggtcagtcctctggcttcagccagcacGAGTCTGAGTCAGGTCAgtcctctggctttggccagcacGGGTATGGGTCAGGTCAGTCCTCTGGCTTTGGACAGCACGGGTCTGGGTCAGGTCAGTCCTCTGGCTTTGGACAGCATGGGTCTGGTTCAGGTCAGTACTCTGGCTCAGGCCAGCACGGGTCTGGATATGGTCAGTCCTCAGGCTTTGGACAGCACAGGTCTGGCTCAGGGCAATCCTCTGGCTTTGCCCAGCATGGGTCTGGGTCAGGTCAGTCCTCTGGCTTTGGACAGTATGAGTCTGAGTCAGGTCAGTCCTCTGGCTTTGGACAGCACAGGTCTGGCTCAGGTCACTCCTCTGGCTTCGGCCAGCATGAGTCTGGATATGGTCAGTCCTCTGGCTTCGGTCAGCATGAGTCTGGCTCAGAGCAgtcctctggctttggccagcacGAGTCTGGATATGGTCAGTCCTCTGGCTTTGGTCAGCACGAATCTGGATATGGTCAGTCCTCTGGCTCCGGTCAGCACGAGTCTGGGTCAGAGCAGTCCTATGGCTTTGGACAGCATGAGTCTGGATCACGTCAGTCCTCTGACTTTGGTCAGCACGAGTCTGAGTCAGGTCAGTCCTATGGCTTCGGCCAGCATGGGTCTGGCTCAGGTCAGTCTTCAGGCTTTGGACAGCACGGGTCTGGGTCAGGTCAGTCCTCTGGCTTTGGACAGCATGGGTCTGGCCTAGGTCAGTCCTCTGGCTTTGGACAGCACGGGTCTGAGTCAGGTCAGTCCTCTGGCTTCGGCCAGCACGGGTATGGGTCAGGTCAgtcctctggctttggccagcatgGGTCTGACTCAGGTCAGTCCTCTGGCATTGGACAGCACGGGTCTGGATCCTCAGGTCAGGGGACACAAAGAACGACACAACAGCAGTCAAGAGATACCTCTAGATCTGAGCAGTCTAGTCGTGGGCAGTCCTCGCACACTGTGCCCCACTCAACCAGAAGAAGAGGATCAGTCCACACTGAGTCCAGTGAGAGGGAGGAGCATTCTGgagtctcacacagacacacaggatcCCATCAAGGCCAAGCAGGATCTCAACAGGGAGAGTCTGGATCCTCAGGTCAGGGGACACAAAGAACGACGCAACGGCAGTCAAGAGATACCTCTAGATCTGAGCAGTCTAGTCGTGGGCAGTCCTCGCACACTGTGCCCCACTCAACCAGAAGAAGAGGATCAGTCCACACTGAGTCCAGTGAGAATGAGGAGCATTCTGgagtctcacacagacacacaggatcCCATCAAGGCCAAGCAGGATCTCAACAGGGAGAGTCTGGATCCTCAGGTCAGGGGACACAAAGAACGACGCAACGGCAGTCAAGAGATACCTCTAGATCTGAGCAGTCTAGTCATGGGCAATCCTCGCACACTGTGCCCCACACAACCGGAAGAAGAGGATTAGTCCACACTGAGTCCAGTGAGAGTGAGGAGCATTCTGgagtctcacacagacacacaggatcCCATCAAGGCCAAGCAGGATCTCAACAGGGAGAGCCTGGATCCTCAGGTCAGGGGACACAAAGAACGACGCAACGGAAGTCAAGAGATACCTCTAGATCTGAGCAGTCTAGTCGTGGGCAATCCTCGCACACTGTGCCCCACACAACCGGAAGAAGAGGATTAGTCCACACTGAGTCCAGTGAGAGTGAGGAGCATTCTGgagtctcacacagacacacaggatcCCATCAAGGCCAAGCAGGATCTCAACAGGGAGAGTCTGGATCCCCAGGTCAGGGGACACAAAGAACGACGCAATGGCAGTCAAGAGATACCTCTAGATCTGAGCAGTCTAGTCGTGGGCAATCCTCGCACACTGTGCCGCACTCAACCAGAAGAAGAGGATCAGTCCACACTGAGTCCAGTGAGAGTGAGGAGCATTCTGgagtctcacacagacacacaggatcCCATCAAGGCCAAGCAGGATCTCAACAGGGAGAGTCTGGATCCCCAGGTCAGGGGACACAAAGAACGACGCAATGGCAGTCAAGAGATACCTCTAGATCTGAGCAGTCTAGTCGTGGGCAATCCTCGCACACTGTGCCCCACTCAACCAGAAGAAGAGGATCAGTCCACACTGAGTCCAGTGAGAGTGAGGAGCATTCTGgagtctcacacagacacacaggatcCCATCAAGGCCAAGCAGGATCTCAACAGGGAGAGTCTGGATCCTCAGGTCAGGGGACACAAAGAACGACGCAACGGCAGTCAAGAGATACCTCTAGATCTGAGCAGTCTAGTCGTGGGCAGTCCTCGCACACTGTGCCCCACACAACCGGAAGAAGAGGATCAGTCCACACTGAGTCCAGTGAGAGTGAGGAGCATTCTGgagtctcacacagacacacaggatcCCATCAAGGCCAAGCAGGATCTCAACAGGGAGAGTCTGGATCCTC contains:
- the FLG2 gene encoding filaggrin-2 isoform X1, with protein sequence MTDLLRSVVTVIDIFYKYTKEDGECGTLSKNELKELLEKEFRPILKNPDDPDTVDVIMHMLDQDHNRRLDFTEFLLMVFKLAMACNKVLSKQYCKASGSKKHRHGHQCQEEENETEEEEEETPEQKSGYRHPSWSEREEHGHSSGGSRGTVKHRHGSNSWRLRRQDDLCSSRNLKGSEKRRHGSSSGYSWSSSEERHGSSSGEMGERRNKSYVSTSRESGKEYESGYGSKSQGKKGHGGLSHGLETSEHESNSSQLKKSREEKLGSISGGSGDCKRQSHACGSSNSGGCGRSQNASTSYHASRSGGQQSCCQSGSSGGQGHRCVSGGQSSGYCHPESSSCSQSSSQRGCGSRKCGQSQNCGTQQRRGSSQPSCCRQHGFGASQSSSSSQYGSGSRGYTSNCHQRGSGSSEYSNCSQHEFSSGQTCSHEKHGRGQHGSGSGQSCCSQHSSGSSQSSACGRHRSGSGQSSGFGEHGSGSGQSSGFGQHRSGSAQSSGFGQHGSGPGQSSGFGQHGSGSGQSSGFGQHGSGSGQSSGSGQPSGSGQHGSGPGQSSGFGQHGSGSGQSSGSGQHGSGPGQSSGFGQHESGPGQSSGSGQHGSGSGQSSGFGQHRSASGQSSGFGHHGSGSGQSSGSGQHGSGPGQSSGFGQQGSGSGQSSGSGQHESGPGQSSGFGQQGSGSGQSSGFGQHGSRSGQSAGFGQHGSGSGQYSSSGQHGSGPGQSSGFGLHGSGSGQSSGIGQHGSGSGQSSGFGQHGSGSGQSSGFGQYGSRSGQSSGFGQHGSGSGQYSSSGQHGSGPGQSSGFGQHGSGSGQSSGFGQHGSRSGQSSGFGQHGSGSGQYSSSGQHGSGSGQSSGFGQHGFGSGQSSGFGQHGSGSGQYSGSGQHGSGPGQSSGFGQHGSGSGQSSGFGQHGSQSGQSSGFGQHGSGSGQSSGSGQHGSGPGQSSGFGQQGSGSGQYSGSGQHRSGPGQSSGFGQHRSGSGQPSGFGQHGSGSGQYSGSGHHGSRSGQSSGFGQHGSGSGQSSGFGQHGSGSGQSSGSGQHGSGPGQSPGFGQHRSRSGQSSGFGQHGSGSGQYSSSGQHGSGSGQSTGFGQHGFGSGQSSGFGQHGSGSGQYSGSGQHGSGPGQSSGFGQHGSGSGQSSGFGQHRSGSGQSSGFGQHGSGSGQSSGSGQHGSGSGQSSGFGQHGSGSGQSSGFGQHRSGSGQSSGFGQHGSGSGQSSGFGQHGSGSGQSSGFGQYESESGQSSGFGQHGSGYGQSSGFGQHESGYGQSSGFGQHESGYGQSSGFGQHESGSEQSSGFGQHESESGQSSGFGQHESESGQSYGFGQHGSGSGQYSGSGQHGTGSGQSSGFGQHGSGSGQSSGFGQHRSGSGQSSGFSQHESESGQSSGFGQHGYGSGQSSGFGQHGSGSGQSSGFGQHGSGSGQYSGSGQHGSGYGQSSGFGQHRSGSGQSSGFAQHGSGSGQSSGFGQYESESGQSSGFGQHRSGSGHSSGFGQHESGYGQSSGFGQHESGSEQSSGFGQHESGYGQSSGFGQHESGYGQSSGSGQHESGSEQSYGFGQHESGSRQSSDFGQHESESGQSYGFGQHGSGSGQSSGFGQHGSGSGQSSGFGQHGSGLGQSSGFGQHGSESGQSSGFGQHGYGSGQSSGFGQHGSDSGQSSGIGQHGSGSSGQGTQRTTQQQSRDTSRSEQSSRGQSSHTVPHSTRRRGSVHTESSEREEHSGVSHRHTGSHQGQAGSQQGESGSSGQGTQRTTQRQSRDTSRSEQSSRGQSSHTVPHSTRRRGSVHTESSENEEHSGVSHRHTGSHQGQAGSQQGESGSSGQGTQRTTQRQSRDTSRSEQSSRGQSSHTVPHTTGRRGLVHTESSESEEHSGVSHRHTGSHQGQAGSQQGESGSPGQGTQRTTQWQSRDTSRSEQSSRGQSSHTVPHSTRRRGSVHTESSESEEHSGVSHRHTGSHQGQAGSQQGESGSPGQGTQRTTQWQSRDTSRSEQSSRGQSSHTVPHSTRRRGSVHTESSESEEHSGVSHRHTGSHQGQAGSQQGESGSSGQGTQRTTQRQSRDTSRSEQSSRGQSSHTVPHTTGRRGSVHTESSESEEHSGVSHRHTGSHQGQAGSQQGESGSSGQGTQRTTQRQSRDTSRSEQSSRGQSSHTVPHTTGRRGLVHTESSEREEHSGVSHRHTGSHQGQAGSQQGESGSSGQGTQRTTQRQSRDTSRSEQSSRGQSSHTVPHSTRRRGSGHTESSESEEHSGVSHRHTGSHQGQAGSQQGESGSSGQGTQRTTQRQSRDTSRSEQSSRGQSSHTVPHSTGRRGSVHTESSEREEHSGVSHRHTGSHQGQAGSQQGESGSSGQGTQRTTQRQSRDTSRSEQSSRGQSSHTVPHSTGRRGSVHTESSENEEHSGVSHRHTGSHQGQAGSQQGESGSSGQGTQRTTQRQSRDTSRSEQSSRGQSSHTVPHSTRRRGSVHTESSENEEHSGVSHRHTGSHQGQAGSQQGESGSPGQGTQRTTQWQSRDTSRSEQSSRGQSSHTVPHSTRRRGSVHTESSESEEHSGVSHRHTGSHQGQAGSQQGESGSSGQGTQRTTQRQSRDTSRSEQSSRGQSSHTVPHSTGRRGSVHTESSESEEHSGVSHRHTGSHQGQAGSQQGESGSSGQGTQRTTQRQSRDTSRSEQSSRGQSSHTVPHTTGRRGLVHTESSESEEHSGVSHRHTGSHQGQAGSQQGESGSSGQGTQRTTQRQSRDTSRSEQSSRGQSSHTVPHSTRRRGSGHTESSESEEHSGVSHRHTGSHQGQAGSQQGESGSSGQGTQRTTQRQSRDTSRSEQSSRGQSSHTVPHTTGRRGLVHTESSESEEHSGVSHRHTGSHQGQAGSQQGESGSSGQGTQRTTQRQSRDTSRSEQSSRGQSSHTVPHSTGRRGSVHTESSENEEHSGVSHRHTGSHQGQAGSQQGESGFSGQGTQRTTQRQSRDTSRSEQSSRGQSSHTVPHSTRRRGSVHTESSESEEHSGVSHRHTGSHQGQAGSQQGESGSSGQGTQRTTQRQSRDTSRSEQSSRGQSSHTVPDSTGRRGSVHTESSESEEHSGVSHRHTGSHQGQAGSQQGELLSSHKQPQSSLWQSRDTTRKESSSARGHSGTRHFHSQSSGRQRHGSSQVWRHGSYGQAEYDYGQSGYGPSGGSRTSNHNSIAVRTTDLVSSTQVYRHAQSYTTSDHKVSKATEITGSQGSRYGKSEAILGQSPDSHSQSGSSVTTGQQSCRGHSVVTPELSSDTHFQTGYSTGRRQGTTNRQPSNHSESVHRQSISFHQHSDSSSTEGQGSHRDGKEHSEDQGKQNQEQPGSEYGKSELNTLLVHESSYQLSCRSSAKHGSSHGRSQDTQGQYGSSTNEKQGYSHTQSSDSYEQSSDSGSRNQRSISQHFLDSQDHTGTGEYRYRYLSSVTTTLGGRRQRKESGSSLSGGTRKYSQDVDDKQTRSYEARSYHGRERVDSGSFYLDSNTPLYEYVQEQRCY
- the FLG2 gene encoding filaggrin-2 isoform X6: MTDLLRSVVTVIDIFYKYTKEDGECGTLSKNELKELLEKEFRPILKNPDDPDTVDVIMHMLDQDHNRRLDFTEFLLMVFKLAMACNKVLSKQYCKASGSKKHRHGHQCQEEENETEEEEEETPEQKSGYRHPSWSEREEHGHSSGGSRGTVKHRHGSNSWRLRRQDDLCSSRNLKGSEKRRHGSSSGYSWSSSEERHGSSSGEMGERRNKSYVSTSRESGKEYESGYGSKSQGKKGHGGLSHGLETSEHESNSSQLKKSREEKLGSISGGSGDCKRQSHACGSSNSGGCGRSQNASTSYHASRSGGQQSCCQSGSSGGQGHRCVSGGQSSGYCHPESSSCSQSSSQRGCGSRKCGQSQNCGTQQRRGSSQPSCCRQHGFGASQSSSSSQYGSGSRGYTSNCHQRGSGSSEYSNCSQHEFSSGQTCSHEKHGRGQHGSGSGQSCCSQHSSGSSQSSACGRHRSGSGQSSGFGEHGSGSGQSSGFGQHRSGSAQSSGFGQHGSGPGQSSGFGQHGSGSGQSSGFGQHGSGSGQSSGSGQPSGSGQHGSGPGQSSGFGQHGSGSGQSSGSGQHGSGPGQSSGFGQHESGPGQSSGSGQHGSGSGQSSGFGQHRSASGQSSGFGHHGSGSGQSSGSGQHGSGPGQSSGFGQQGSGSGQSSGSGQHESGPGQSSGFGQQGSGSGQSSGFGQHGSRSGQSAGFGQHGSGSGQYSSSGQHGSGPGQSSGFGLHGSGSGQSSGIGQHGSGSGQSSGFGQHGSGSGQSSGFGQYGSRSGQSSGFGQHGSGSGQYSSSGQHGSGPGQSSGFGQHGSGSGQSSGFGQHGSRSGQSSGFGQHGSGSGQYSSSGQHGSGSGQSSGFGQHGFGSGQSSGFGQHGSGSGQYSGSGQHGSGPGQSSGFGQHGSGSGQSSGFGQHGSQSGQSSGFGQHGSGSGQSSGSGQHGSGPGQSSGFGQQGSGSGQYSGSGQHRSGPGQSSGFGQHRSGSGQPSGFGQHGSGSGQYSGSGHHGSRSGQSSGFGQHGSGSGQSSGFGQHGSGSGQSSGSGQHGSGPGQSPGFGQHRSRSGQSSGFGQHGSGSGQYSSSGQHGSGSGQSTGFGQHGFGSGQSSGFGQHGSGSGQYSGSGQHGSGPGQSSGFGQHGSGSGQSSGFGQHRSGSGQSSGFGQHGSGSGQSSGSGQHGSGSGQSSGFGQHGSGSGQSSGFGQHRSGSGQSSGFGQHGSGSGQSSGFGQHGSGSGQSSGFGQYESESGQSSGFGQHGSGYGQSSGFGQHESGYGQSSGFGQHESGYGQSSGFGQHESGSEQSSGFGQHESESGQSSGFGQHESESGQSYGFGQHGSGSGQYSGSGQHGTGSGQSSGFGQHGSGSGQSSGFGQHRSGSGQSSGFSQHESESGQSSGFGQHGYGSGQSSGFGQHGSGSGQSSGFGQHGSGSGQYSGSGQHGSGYGQSSGFGQHRSGSGQSSGFAQHGSGSGQSSGFGQYESESGQSSGFGQHRSGSGHSSGFGQHESGYGQSSGFGQHESGSEQSSGFGQHESGYGQSSGFGQHESGYGQSSGSGQHESGSEQSYGFGQHESGSRQSSDFGQHESESGQSYGFGQHGSGSGQSSGFGQHGSGSGQSSGFGQHGSGLGQSSGFGQHGSESGQSSGFGQHGYGSGQSSGFGQHGSDSGQSSGIGQHGSGSSGQGTQRTTQQQSRDTSRSEQSSRGQSSHTVPHSTRRRGSVHTESSEREEHSGVSHRHTGSHQGQAGSQQGESGSSGQGTQRTTQRQSRDTSRSEQSSRGQSSHTVPHSTRRRGSVHTESSENEEHSGVSHRHTGSHQGQAGSQQGESGSSGQGTQRTTQRQSRDTSRSEQSSRGQSSHTVPHTTGRRGLVHTESSESEEHSGVSHRHTGSHQGQAGSQQGESGSPGQGTQRTTQWQSRDTSRSEQSSRGQSSHTVPHSTRRRGSVHTESSESEEHSGVSHRHTGSHQGQAGSQQGESGSPGQGTQRTTQWQSRDTSRSEQSSRGQSSHTVPHSTRRRGSVHTESSESEEHSGVSHRHTGSHQGQAGSQQGESGSSGQGTQRTTQRQSRDTSRSEQSSRGQSSHTVPHSTRRRGSGHTESSESEEHSGVSHRHTGSHQGQAGSQQGESGSSGQGTQRTTQRQSRDTSRSEQSSRGQSSHTVPHSTGRRGSVHTESSEREEHSGVSHRHTGSHQGQAGSQQGESGSSGQGTQRTTQRQSRDTSRSEQSSRGQSSHTVPHSTGRRGSVHTESSENEEHSGVSHRHTGSHQGQAGSQQGESGSSGQGTQRTTQRQSRDTSRSEQSSRGQSSHTVPHSTRRRGSVHTESSENEEHSGVSHRHTGSHQGQAGSQQGESGSPGQGTQRTTQWQSRDTSRSEQSSRGQSSHTVPHSTRRRGSVHTESSESEEHSGVSHRHTGSHQGQAGSQQGESGSSGQGTQRTTQRQSRDTSRSEQSSRGQSSHTVPHSTGRRGSVHTESSESEEHSGVSHRHTGSHQGQAGSQQGESGSSGQGTQRTTQRQSRDTSRSEQSSRGQSSHTVPHTTGRRGLVHTESSESEEHSGVSHRHTGSHQGQAGSQQGESGSSGQGTQRTTQRQSRDTSRSEQSSRGQSSHTVPHSTRRRGSGHTESSESEEHSGVSHRHTGSHQGQAGSQQGESGSSGQGTQRTTQRQSRDTSRSEQSSRGQSSHTVPHTTGRRGLVHTESSESEEHSGVSHRHTGSHQGQAGSQQGESGSSGQGTQRTTQRQSRDTSRSEQSSRGQSSHTVPHSTGRRGSVHTESSENEEHSGVSHRHTGSHQGQAGSQQGESGFSGQGTQRTTQRQSRDTSRSEQSSRGQSSHTVPHSTRRRGSVHTESSESEEHSGVSHRHTGSHQGQAGSQQGESGSSGQGTQRTTQRQSRDTSRSEQSSRGQSSHTVPDSTGRRGSVHTESSESEEHSGVSHRHTGSHQGQAGSQQGELLSSHKQPQSSLWQSRDTTRKESSSARGHSGTRHFHSQSSGRQRHGSSQVWRHGSYGQAEYDYGQSGYGPSGGSRTSNHNSIAVRTTDLVSSTQVYRHAQSYTTSDHKVSKATEITGSQGSRYGKSEAILGQSPDSHSQSGSSVTTGQQSCRGHSVVTPELSSDTHFQTGYSTGRRQGTTNRQPSNHSESVHRQSISFHQHSDSSSTEGQGSHRDGKEHSEDQGKQNQEQPGSEYGKSELNTLLVHESSYQLSCRSSAKHGSSHGRSQDTQGQYGSSTNEKQGYSHTQSSDSYEQSSDSGSRNQRSISQHFLDSQDHTGTGEYRYRYLSSVTTTLGGRRQRKESGSSLSGGTRKYSQDVDDKQTRSYEARSYHGRERVDSGSFYLDSNTPLYEYVQEQRCY